In one window of Oryza sativa Japonica Group chromosome 9, ASM3414082v1 DNA:
- the LOC4347000 gene encoding protein TIFY 6b produces MERDFLGAIGKDEEQRRHAEERKESDYFGAGGGAAAAAMDWSFASRAALMSFRSSSSAAAAAAREETRELAFPHFSALDGAKMQQASHVLARQKSFGAESHGIPQYAAAAAVHGAHRGQPPHVLNGARVIPASSPFNPNNPMFRVQSSPNLPNAVGAGGGAFKQPPFAMGNAVAGSTVGVYGTRDMPKAKAAQLTIFYAGSVNVFNNVSPEKAQELMFLASRGSLPSAPTTVARMPEAHVFPPAKVTVPEVSPTKPMMLQKPQLVSSPVPAISKPISVVSQATSLPRSASSSNVDSNVTKSSGPLVVPPTSLPPPAQPETLATTTAAAIMPRAVPQARKASLARFLEKRKERVTTVAPYPLAKSPLESSDTMGSANDNKSSCTDIALSSNRDESLSLGQPRTISFCEESPSTKLQI; encoded by the exons ATGGAGAGGGACTTCCTGGGCGCGATCGGGAAGGACGAGGAGCAGCGGAGGCATgcggaggagaggaaggaatcAG ATTACtttggagcaggaggaggagcggcagcggcggcgatggattgGTCGTTCGCGAGCAGGGCCGCGTTGATGTCGttcaggtcgtcgtcgtcggcggcggcggcggcggcgagggaggagacgaGGGAGCTCGCGTTCCCACACTTCTCGGCGTTAGACGGCGCCAAGATGCAGCAGGCCTCGCACGTCCTCGCAAGACAG AAATCGTTTGGTGCCGAGAGCCACGGCATCCCGcagtacgccgccgccgccgccgtgcacggcGCTCACCGTGGCCAGCCACCGCATGTTCTGAATGGGGCTAGAGTGAttccggcctcgtcgccgttcAACCCGAACAATCCGATGTTCAGGGTTCAGAGCTCGCCCAACCTCCCGAATGCcgtcggcgccggtggtggcgcGTTCAAGCAGCCGCCTTTCGCCATGGGCAATGCGGTTGCCGGATCTACGGTCGGTGTGTACGGAACAAG GGACATGCcgaaggcgaaggcggcgcaatTGACCATCTTTTATGCTGGTTCTGTAAATGTATTCAACAACGTCTCGCCGGAGAAG GCTCAGGAACTCATGTTCTTAGCTAGCAGAGGATCTCTTCCAAGTGCGCCGACTACCGTTGCTCGTATGCCAGAGGCACATGTCTTTCCCCCAGCAAAAGTCACTGTACCTGAGGTTTCGCCTACAAAACCGATGATGCTTCAGAAACCGCAGCTTGTTTCGTCTCCCGTGCCAGCCATTTCCAAACCTATCTCCGTTGTGTCACAAGCTACAAGTCTTCCACGGAGTGCCTCAAGCTCTAATGTCGACTCCAACGTGACAAAATCTTCTGGTCCATTGGTTGTTCCTCCCACAAGTTTGCCTCCTCCGGCCCAGCCTGAGACACTAGCCACTACCACTGCTGCAGCTATTATGCCGAGAG CTGTCCCTCAAGCGCGGAAGGCATCCCTTGCCCGATTCTTGGAGAAGCGAAAGGAAAG AGTGACGACCGTGGCGCCATACCCATTGGCCAAGAGCCCGCTAGAGAGCAGCGACACAATGGGGAGTGCCAATGACAACAAGTCATCTTGCACGGACATTGCCCTCTCAAGCAACCGCGACGAATCATTGTCATTAGGCCAGCCAAGGACCATCAGCTTCTGCGAGGAGTCCCCCAGTACAAAGCTACAAATCTGA
- the LOC4346999 gene encoding tPR repeat-containing thioredoxin TDX — protein MATAGASSFEDEIMESDIELEGEAVEPDNDPPQKMGDPSVEVSDEKRDQAQLCKNKGVDAFSEGKLDEAIEHLTEAIVLNPTSAIAYATRAVIFVKSKKPNAAIRDADAALKINPDSAKGYKSRGMAKAMLGKWEEAAQDLRMAAKLDYDEEIGAELKKVEPNVLKIEEHRKKYERLRKERDIKKAEMEKQRKHAEEVSAASAALKDGDVIAIHSSSELDTKLKAASSLSRLVVLYFTAAWCGPCRFIGPVCKSLAEKHRNVVFLKVDIDELNSVAYRWNVSSVPSFFFVRNGKEIDKVVGADKNGLERKVAQHGSS, from the exons ATGGCGACGGCTGGGGCCAGCAGCTTTGAGGACGAGATCATGGAGTCTGACATTGAGTTGGAAGGTGAAGCTGTTGAGCCAGATAATGACCCTCCTCAGAAG ATGGGAGATCCATCTGTTGAAGTCTCCGATGAGAAGCGTGACCAGGCGCAGCTGTGCAAAAACAAAGGCGTCGATGCATTTTCAGAAG GTAAATTGGATGAAGCTATTGAGCATCTGACAGAGGCTATTGTACTGAATCCGACTTCAGCTATCGCCTATGCAACTAGGG CTGTTATTTTTGTGAAGTCAAAGAAACCAAATGCAGCTATTCGTGATGCAGATGCAGCATTAAAG ATTAATCCAGATTCTGCTAAAGGATATAAATCACGAGGGATGGCAAAAGCTATGCTTGGGAAATGGGAAGAGGCTGCTCAGGACCTTCGCATGGCAGCAAAATTGGATTATGATGAAGAGATTGGAGCAGAACTTAAGAAG GTTGAACCCAATGTACTCAAAATTGAGGAGCACAGGAAAAAATATGAAAGATTACGTAAAGAGAGGGACATTAAGAAAGCTGAAATGGAAAAACAGCGTAAACATGCAGAGGAG GTctctgctgcttctgctgctctgAAGGATG GTGATGTGATCGCTATCCACTCATCCAGTGAGCTGGACACAAAGCTGAAGGCAGCCTCAAGCCTGTCTAGGCTTGTGGTTCTCTATTTCACTGCAGCATGGTGTGGGCCATGTCGTTTTATTGGACCTGTTTGCAAAAGCTTAGCTGAAAAGCACCGGAATGTTGTTTTCCTTAAGGTGGACATCGATGAACTAAACAGTGTCGCATATCGCTGGAACGTCTCCAGTGTTCCATCATTCTTCTTTGTGAGGAATGGAAAGGAGATCGATAAAGTTGTTGGTGCTGACAAGAATGGCCTTGAGAGGAAAGTTGCTCAGCATGGATCATCCTAA